In Uranotaenia lowii strain MFRU-FL chromosome 2, ASM2978415v1, whole genome shotgun sequence, one genomic interval encodes:
- the LOC129743854 gene encoding putative polypeptide N-acetylgalactosaminyltransferase 9 isoform X4 codes for MGLIGRRRLSFLKIIAVLAVVWFMVMFMFYSDDGSGSSRSVVPSASGGSGYEAPRRLPLQGIRDKFSQFIINAREDANKDEIAEAEDGGIADYVDNKVIDDDVPVKQENTKKIPPKSKKRKDNMAEYEGVIAPPHEDSPDAPGAMGKAVVLPKEMSPEMKKAVDDGWSKNAFNQYAADLISIRRSLPDPRDAWCKEPGRYLTDLPATSVIICFHNEAWSVLLRTVHSVLDRSPDHLIKEVVLVDDFSDMPHTQKQLEEYFEAYPKVKIIRAPKREGLIRARLLGARYATAPVLTYLDSHCECTTGWLEPLLDRIARNSTTVVCPVIDVIDDNTMEYHYRDSGGVNVGGFDWNLQFNWHAVPEREKKRHKSTAEPVYSPTMAGGLFAIDKEFFERLGTYDSGFDIWGGENLELSFKSWMCGGTLEIVPCSHVGHIFRKRSPYKWRSGVNVIKRNSVRLAEVWLDEYAKYYYQRIGNDKGDYGDVSSRKQLREDLGCKSFKWYLDNIFPELFIPGEAVASGEVANPWSGLCIDSAAKPEDMHTPLGVWPCHQAGGNQYWMLSKTGEIRRDEACLDYAGQEVILYPCHGSKGNQYWNYSQSSRLLRHGSSDKCLAINDTKQKLMMVECNSAVEAQKWNFQNYDPSKL; via the exons ATGGGGTTGATAGGCCGCCGAAGGTTGTCCTTTTTGAAGATCATCGCAGTATTGGCGGTGGTGTGGTTTATGGTGATGTTTATGTTCTACTCGGACGACGGAAGTGGAAGCAGTCGATCGGTGGTTCCGAGTGCGAGTGGAGGAAGTGGATACGAGGCACCTAGGAGGTTACCGCTGCAAGGTATCCGGGATAAGTTTAGTCAGTTTATCATTAATGCCAGAGAAGATGCCAACAAGGATGAAATAGCCGAGGCGGAGGATGGAGGAATAGCCGATTACGTGGATAATAAAGTGATCGACGATGATGTGCCAGTTAAGCAGGAGAATACCAAGAAGATACCGCCGAAGAGCAAAAAGCGGAAGGATAATATGG CAGAATACGAAGGAGTGATAGCGCCACCACACGAGGACAGCCCTGACGCACCGGGTGCCATGGGAAAAGCTGTGGTTCTACCCAAAGAAATGTCCCCTGAAATGAAGAAAGCCGTCGACGATGGTTGGTCCAAGAACGCCTTCAACCAGTACGCAGCCGATCTTATCTCGATCCGACGCAGCCTTCCAGATCCCCGGGACGCCTGGTGCAAAGAACCGGGTCGATATCTGACAGATTTGCCGGCTACATCCGTCATCATTTGCTTCCACAACGAAGCGTGGTCCGTTTTGCTGCGAACCGTTCACTCGGTTCTGGATCGATCGCCGGACCATCTCATCAAGGAAGTCGTCCTGGTGGACGACTTTTCAGATATGC cTCACACACAAAAACAGCTGGAGGAATATTTTGAAGCGTACCCCAAGGTGAAGATCATCCGGGCACCCAAACGAGAGGGTTTGATCCGAGCTCGATTGCTTGGAGCTCGTTACGCCACTGCTCCTGTGTTGACCTATCTGGATTCCCATTGTGAATGTACTACTG GATGGTTGGAACCTCTACTGGATCGAATTGCACGGAACTCGACTACGGTTGTCTGTCCAGTAATCGACGTCATTGATGACAACACGATGGAGTATCACTACCGAGATTCAGGCGGTGTCAACGTCGGTGGATTCGATTGGAATCTGCAGTTTAACTGGCACGCGGTACCCGAACGAGAGAAGAAACGTCACAAG AGTACCGCTGAACCAGTTTACTCACCAACAATGGCTGGAGGTCTGTTCGCCATCGATAAAGAGTTCTTTGAAAGGTTAGGTACTTACGATTCCGGCTTCGATATATGGGGAGGTGAGAACTTGGAGCTGTCATTCAAATCCTGGATGTGTGGCGGAACCCTCGAGATCGTTCCTTGTTCTCATGTCGGGCACATCTTCCGGAAACGTTCACCGTATAAG tgGCGTTCGGGAGTAAATGTGATCAAACGAAACTCAGTTCGGTTAGCTGAGGTGTGGTTGGACGAGTATGCCAAGTACTACTATCAGCGCATCGGCAACGACAAAGGGGACTACGGAGATGTGTCATCGCGCAAGCAGCTCCGCGAAGATCTAGGTTGTAAGTCGTTCAAGTGGTACCTGGACAATATCTTCCCGGAGCTGTTCATTCCGGGCGAGGCCGTCGCTTCAGGAGAG GTTGCGAACCCGTGGTCAGGTTTGTGTATTGATTCGGCGGCCAAGCCCGAGGATATGCATACACCGCTTGGCGTTTGGCCTTGCCACCAAGCCGGCGGTAATCAG TACTGGATGCTGAGCAAAACGGGCGAAATTCGTCGGGACGAGGCCTGCCTGGATTACGCCGGGCAGGAGGTCATCCTGTATCCGTGCCACGGTTCCAAGGGCAACCAGTACTGGAACTACTCGCAGTCCTCCCGGCTGCTTCGCCACGGTTCCTCGGACAAGTGTCTGGCCATCAACGACACCAAGCAGAAGCTGATGATGGTCGAGTGCAATTCGGCCGTCGAGGCGCAGAAGTGGAATTTCCAGAACTACGATCCTAGCAAGCTGTGA
- the LOC129743854 gene encoding putative polypeptide N-acetylgalactosaminyltransferase 9 isoform X2 — protein MGLIGRRRLSFLKIIAVLAVVWFMVMFMFYSDDGSGSSRSVVPSASGGSGYEAPRRLPLQGIRDKFSQFIINAREDANKDEIAEAEDGGIADYVDNKVIDDDVPVKQENTKKIPPKSKKRKDNMEYEGVIAPPHEDSPDAPGAMGKAVVLPKEMSPEMKKAVDDGWSKNAFNQYAADLISIRRSLPDPRDAWCKEPGRYLTDLPATSVIICFHNEAWSVLLRTVHSVLDRSPDHLIKEVVLVDDFSDMPHTQKQLEEYFEAYPKVKIIRAPKREGLIRARLLGARYATAPVLTYLDSHCECTTGWLEPLLDRIARNSTTVVCPVIDVIDDNTMEYHYRDSGGVNVGGFDWNLQFNWHAVPEREKKRHKSTAEPVYSPTMAGGLFAIDKEFFERLGTYDSGFDIWGGENLELSFKSWMCGGTLEIVPCSHVGHIFRKRSPYKWRSGVNVIKRNSVRLAEVWLDEYAKYYYQRIGNDKGDYGDVSSRKQLREDLGCKSFKWYLDNIFPELFIPGEAVASGEVANPWSGLCIDSAAKPEDMHTPLGVWPCHQAGGNQRHVAAIGSTDSQYWMLSKTGEIRRDEACLDYAGQEVILYPCHGSKGNQYWNYSQSSRLLRHGSSDKCLAINDTKQKLMMVECNSAVEAQKWNFQNYDPSKL, from the exons ATGGGGTTGATAGGCCGCCGAAGGTTGTCCTTTTTGAAGATCATCGCAGTATTGGCGGTGGTGTGGTTTATGGTGATGTTTATGTTCTACTCGGACGACGGAAGTGGAAGCAGTCGATCGGTGGTTCCGAGTGCGAGTGGAGGAAGTGGATACGAGGCACCTAGGAGGTTACCGCTGCAAGGTATCCGGGATAAGTTTAGTCAGTTTATCATTAATGCCAGAGAAGATGCCAACAAGGATGAAATAGCCGAGGCGGAGGATGGAGGAATAGCCGATTACGTGGATAATAAAGTGATCGACGATGATGTGCCAGTTAAGCAGGAGAATACCAAGAAGATACCGCCGAAGAGCAAAAAGCGGAAGGATAATATGG AATACGAAGGAGTGATAGCGCCACCACACGAGGACAGCCCTGACGCACCGGGTGCCATGGGAAAAGCTGTGGTTCTACCCAAAGAAATGTCCCCTGAAATGAAGAAAGCCGTCGACGATGGTTGGTCCAAGAACGCCTTCAACCAGTACGCAGCCGATCTTATCTCGATCCGACGCAGCCTTCCAGATCCCCGGGACGCCTGGTGCAAAGAACCGGGTCGATATCTGACAGATTTGCCGGCTACATCCGTCATCATTTGCTTCCACAACGAAGCGTGGTCCGTTTTGCTGCGAACCGTTCACTCGGTTCTGGATCGATCGCCGGACCATCTCATCAAGGAAGTCGTCCTGGTGGACGACTTTTCAGATATGC cTCACACACAAAAACAGCTGGAGGAATATTTTGAAGCGTACCCCAAGGTGAAGATCATCCGGGCACCCAAACGAGAGGGTTTGATCCGAGCTCGATTGCTTGGAGCTCGTTACGCCACTGCTCCTGTGTTGACCTATCTGGATTCCCATTGTGAATGTACTACTG GATGGTTGGAACCTCTACTGGATCGAATTGCACGGAACTCGACTACGGTTGTCTGTCCAGTAATCGACGTCATTGATGACAACACGATGGAGTATCACTACCGAGATTCAGGCGGTGTCAACGTCGGTGGATTCGATTGGAATCTGCAGTTTAACTGGCACGCGGTACCCGAACGAGAGAAGAAACGTCACAAG AGTACCGCTGAACCAGTTTACTCACCAACAATGGCTGGAGGTCTGTTCGCCATCGATAAAGAGTTCTTTGAAAGGTTAGGTACTTACGATTCCGGCTTCGATATATGGGGAGGTGAGAACTTGGAGCTGTCATTCAAATCCTGGATGTGTGGCGGAACCCTCGAGATCGTTCCTTGTTCTCATGTCGGGCACATCTTCCGGAAACGTTCACCGTATAAG tgGCGTTCGGGAGTAAATGTGATCAAACGAAACTCAGTTCGGTTAGCTGAGGTGTGGTTGGACGAGTATGCCAAGTACTACTATCAGCGCATCGGCAACGACAAAGGGGACTACGGAGATGTGTCATCGCGCAAGCAGCTCCGCGAAGATCTAGGTTGTAAGTCGTTCAAGTGGTACCTGGACAATATCTTCCCGGAGCTGTTCATTCCGGGCGAGGCCGTCGCTTCAGGAGAG GTTGCGAACCCGTGGTCAGGTTTGTGTATTGATTCGGCGGCCAAGCCCGAGGATATGCATACACCGCTTGGCGTTTGGCCTTGCCACCAAGCCGGCGGTAATCAG CGTCATGTTGCCGCTATTGGTTCTACAGATTCCCAA TACTGGATGCTGAGCAAAACGGGCGAAATTCGTCGGGACGAGGCCTGCCTGGATTACGCCGGGCAGGAGGTCATCCTGTATCCGTGCCACGGTTCCAAGGGCAACCAGTACTGGAACTACTCGCAGTCCTCCCGGCTGCTTCGCCACGGTTCCTCGGACAAGTGTCTGGCCATCAACGACACCAAGCAGAAGCTGATGATGGTCGAGTGCAATTCGGCCGTCGAGGCGCAGAAGTGGAATTTCCAGAACTACGATCCTAGCAAGCTGTGA
- the LOC129743854 gene encoding putative polypeptide N-acetylgalactosaminyltransferase 9 isoform X3 codes for MGLIGRRRLSFLKIIAVLAVVWFMVMFMFYSDDGSGSSRSVVPSASGGSGYEAPRRLPLQGIRDKFSQFIINAREDANKDEIAEAEDGGIADYVDNKVIDDDVPVKQENTKKIPPKSKKRKDNMAEYEGVIAPPHEDSPDAPGAMGKAVVLPKEMSPEMKKAVDDGWSKNAFNQYAADLISIRRSLPDPRDAWCKEPGRYLTDLPATSVIICFHNEAWSVLLRTVHSVLDRSPDHLIKEVVLVDDFSDMPHTQKQLEEYFEAYPKVKIIRAPKREGLIRARLLGARYATAPVLTYLDSHCECTTGWLEPLLDRIARNSTTVVCPVIDVIDDNTMEYHYRDSGGVNVGGFDWNLQFNWHAVPEREKKRHKSTAEPVYSPTMAGGLFAIDKEFFERLGTYDSGFDIWGGENLELSFKSWMCGGTLEIVPCSHVGHIFRKRSPYKWRSGVNVIKRNSVRLAEVWLDEYAKYYYQRIGNDKGDYGDVSSRKQLREDLGCKSFKWYLDNIFPELFIPGEAVASGEVRNLGYGNRTCLDAPGGKKNLRKPVGLYPCHNQGGNQYWMLSKTGEIRRDEACLDYAGQEVILYPCHGSKGNQYWNYSQSSRLLRHGSSDKCLAINDTKQKLMMVECNSAVEAQKWNFQNYDPSKL; via the exons ATGGGGTTGATAGGCCGCCGAAGGTTGTCCTTTTTGAAGATCATCGCAGTATTGGCGGTGGTGTGGTTTATGGTGATGTTTATGTTCTACTCGGACGACGGAAGTGGAAGCAGTCGATCGGTGGTTCCGAGTGCGAGTGGAGGAAGTGGATACGAGGCACCTAGGAGGTTACCGCTGCAAGGTATCCGGGATAAGTTTAGTCAGTTTATCATTAATGCCAGAGAAGATGCCAACAAGGATGAAATAGCCGAGGCGGAGGATGGAGGAATAGCCGATTACGTGGATAATAAAGTGATCGACGATGATGTGCCAGTTAAGCAGGAGAATACCAAGAAGATACCGCCGAAGAGCAAAAAGCGGAAGGATAATATGG CAGAATACGAAGGAGTGATAGCGCCACCACACGAGGACAGCCCTGACGCACCGGGTGCCATGGGAAAAGCTGTGGTTCTACCCAAAGAAATGTCCCCTGAAATGAAGAAAGCCGTCGACGATGGTTGGTCCAAGAACGCCTTCAACCAGTACGCAGCCGATCTTATCTCGATCCGACGCAGCCTTCCAGATCCCCGGGACGCCTGGTGCAAAGAACCGGGTCGATATCTGACAGATTTGCCGGCTACATCCGTCATCATTTGCTTCCACAACGAAGCGTGGTCCGTTTTGCTGCGAACCGTTCACTCGGTTCTGGATCGATCGCCGGACCATCTCATCAAGGAAGTCGTCCTGGTGGACGACTTTTCAGATATGC cTCACACACAAAAACAGCTGGAGGAATATTTTGAAGCGTACCCCAAGGTGAAGATCATCCGGGCACCCAAACGAGAGGGTTTGATCCGAGCTCGATTGCTTGGAGCTCGTTACGCCACTGCTCCTGTGTTGACCTATCTGGATTCCCATTGTGAATGTACTACTG GATGGTTGGAACCTCTACTGGATCGAATTGCACGGAACTCGACTACGGTTGTCTGTCCAGTAATCGACGTCATTGATGACAACACGATGGAGTATCACTACCGAGATTCAGGCGGTGTCAACGTCGGTGGATTCGATTGGAATCTGCAGTTTAACTGGCACGCGGTACCCGAACGAGAGAAGAAACGTCACAAG AGTACCGCTGAACCAGTTTACTCACCAACAATGGCTGGAGGTCTGTTCGCCATCGATAAAGAGTTCTTTGAAAGGTTAGGTACTTACGATTCCGGCTTCGATATATGGGGAGGTGAGAACTTGGAGCTGTCATTCAAATCCTGGATGTGTGGCGGAACCCTCGAGATCGTTCCTTGTTCTCATGTCGGGCACATCTTCCGGAAACGTTCACCGTATAAG tgGCGTTCGGGAGTAAATGTGATCAAACGAAACTCAGTTCGGTTAGCTGAGGTGTGGTTGGACGAGTATGCCAAGTACTACTATCAGCGCATCGGCAACGACAAAGGGGACTACGGAGATGTGTCATCGCGCAAGCAGCTCCGCGAAGATCTAGGTTGTAAGTCGTTCAAGTGGTACCTGGACAATATCTTCCCGGAGCTGTTCATTCCGGGCGAGGCCGTCGCTTCAGGAGAG GTAAGAAATTTGGGCTATGGGAATCGTACCTGTCTGGATGCTCCTGGTGGCAAGAAGAATCTTCGGAAACCGGTAGGACTGTACCCGTGCCACAATCAAGGCGGAAATCAA TACTGGATGCTGAGCAAAACGGGCGAAATTCGTCGGGACGAGGCCTGCCTGGATTACGCCGGGCAGGAGGTCATCCTGTATCCGTGCCACGGTTCCAAGGGCAACCAGTACTGGAACTACTCGCAGTCCTCCCGGCTGCTTCGCCACGGTTCCTCGGACAAGTGTCTGGCCATCAACGACACCAAGCAGAAGCTGATGATGGTCGAGTGCAATTCGGCCGTCGAGGCGCAGAAGTGGAATTTCCAGAACTACGATCCTAGCAAGCTGTGA
- the LOC129743854 gene encoding putative polypeptide N-acetylgalactosaminyltransferase 9 isoform X1 encodes MGLIGRRRLSFLKIIAVLAVVWFMVMFMFYSDDGSGSSRSVVPSASGGSGYEAPRRLPLQGIRDKFSQFIINAREDANKDEIAEAEDGGIADYVDNKVIDDDVPVKQENTKKIPPKSKKRKDNMAEYEGVIAPPHEDSPDAPGAMGKAVVLPKEMSPEMKKAVDDGWSKNAFNQYAADLISIRRSLPDPRDAWCKEPGRYLTDLPATSVIICFHNEAWSVLLRTVHSVLDRSPDHLIKEVVLVDDFSDMPHTQKQLEEYFEAYPKVKIIRAPKREGLIRARLLGARYATAPVLTYLDSHCECTTGWLEPLLDRIARNSTTVVCPVIDVIDDNTMEYHYRDSGGVNVGGFDWNLQFNWHAVPEREKKRHKSTAEPVYSPTMAGGLFAIDKEFFERLGTYDSGFDIWGGENLELSFKSWMCGGTLEIVPCSHVGHIFRKRSPYKWRSGVNVIKRNSVRLAEVWLDEYAKYYYQRIGNDKGDYGDVSSRKQLREDLGCKSFKWYLDNIFPELFIPGEAVASGEVANPWSGLCIDSAAKPEDMHTPLGVWPCHQAGGNQRHVAAIGSTDSQYWMLSKTGEIRRDEACLDYAGQEVILYPCHGSKGNQYWNYSQSSRLLRHGSSDKCLAINDTKQKLMMVECNSAVEAQKWNFQNYDPSKL; translated from the exons ATGGGGTTGATAGGCCGCCGAAGGTTGTCCTTTTTGAAGATCATCGCAGTATTGGCGGTGGTGTGGTTTATGGTGATGTTTATGTTCTACTCGGACGACGGAAGTGGAAGCAGTCGATCGGTGGTTCCGAGTGCGAGTGGAGGAAGTGGATACGAGGCACCTAGGAGGTTACCGCTGCAAGGTATCCGGGATAAGTTTAGTCAGTTTATCATTAATGCCAGAGAAGATGCCAACAAGGATGAAATAGCCGAGGCGGAGGATGGAGGAATAGCCGATTACGTGGATAATAAAGTGATCGACGATGATGTGCCAGTTAAGCAGGAGAATACCAAGAAGATACCGCCGAAGAGCAAAAAGCGGAAGGATAATATGG CAGAATACGAAGGAGTGATAGCGCCACCACACGAGGACAGCCCTGACGCACCGGGTGCCATGGGAAAAGCTGTGGTTCTACCCAAAGAAATGTCCCCTGAAATGAAGAAAGCCGTCGACGATGGTTGGTCCAAGAACGCCTTCAACCAGTACGCAGCCGATCTTATCTCGATCCGACGCAGCCTTCCAGATCCCCGGGACGCCTGGTGCAAAGAACCGGGTCGATATCTGACAGATTTGCCGGCTACATCCGTCATCATTTGCTTCCACAACGAAGCGTGGTCCGTTTTGCTGCGAACCGTTCACTCGGTTCTGGATCGATCGCCGGACCATCTCATCAAGGAAGTCGTCCTGGTGGACGACTTTTCAGATATGC cTCACACACAAAAACAGCTGGAGGAATATTTTGAAGCGTACCCCAAGGTGAAGATCATCCGGGCACCCAAACGAGAGGGTTTGATCCGAGCTCGATTGCTTGGAGCTCGTTACGCCACTGCTCCTGTGTTGACCTATCTGGATTCCCATTGTGAATGTACTACTG GATGGTTGGAACCTCTACTGGATCGAATTGCACGGAACTCGACTACGGTTGTCTGTCCAGTAATCGACGTCATTGATGACAACACGATGGAGTATCACTACCGAGATTCAGGCGGTGTCAACGTCGGTGGATTCGATTGGAATCTGCAGTTTAACTGGCACGCGGTACCCGAACGAGAGAAGAAACGTCACAAG AGTACCGCTGAACCAGTTTACTCACCAACAATGGCTGGAGGTCTGTTCGCCATCGATAAAGAGTTCTTTGAAAGGTTAGGTACTTACGATTCCGGCTTCGATATATGGGGAGGTGAGAACTTGGAGCTGTCATTCAAATCCTGGATGTGTGGCGGAACCCTCGAGATCGTTCCTTGTTCTCATGTCGGGCACATCTTCCGGAAACGTTCACCGTATAAG tgGCGTTCGGGAGTAAATGTGATCAAACGAAACTCAGTTCGGTTAGCTGAGGTGTGGTTGGACGAGTATGCCAAGTACTACTATCAGCGCATCGGCAACGACAAAGGGGACTACGGAGATGTGTCATCGCGCAAGCAGCTCCGCGAAGATCTAGGTTGTAAGTCGTTCAAGTGGTACCTGGACAATATCTTCCCGGAGCTGTTCATTCCGGGCGAGGCCGTCGCTTCAGGAGAG GTTGCGAACCCGTGGTCAGGTTTGTGTATTGATTCGGCGGCCAAGCCCGAGGATATGCATACACCGCTTGGCGTTTGGCCTTGCCACCAAGCCGGCGGTAATCAG CGTCATGTTGCCGCTATTGGTTCTACAGATTCCCAA TACTGGATGCTGAGCAAAACGGGCGAAATTCGTCGGGACGAGGCCTGCCTGGATTACGCCGGGCAGGAGGTCATCCTGTATCCGTGCCACGGTTCCAAGGGCAACCAGTACTGGAACTACTCGCAGTCCTCCCGGCTGCTTCGCCACGGTTCCTCGGACAAGTGTCTGGCCATCAACGACACCAAGCAGAAGCTGATGATGGTCGAGTGCAATTCGGCCGTCGAGGCGCAGAAGTGGAATTTCCAGAACTACGATCCTAGCAAGCTGTGA